A single region of the Mycobacterium lentiflavum genome encodes:
- a CDS encoding MmpS family transport accessory protein has translation MLGILKRAWIPLVIVAVAAVGGFVAYRLQGVFGSHRVAEVGPVEQIVPINVKRVVYEVTGPPGTAGVVNYLDENAQPQRASFTTLPWSYTVTTTMPGMFANVVAQGDSNMLGCRILVNGVVRDQQSVARFDAQVFCLDKAA, from the coding sequence TTGCTGGGCATTCTCAAGCGGGCGTGGATTCCGCTGGTGATCGTCGCGGTTGCGGCCGTCGGGGGCTTCGTGGCTTACCGATTGCAGGGTGTGTTCGGCTCGCACCGAGTCGCGGAGGTGGGCCCGGTCGAGCAGATTGTGCCGATCAACGTCAAGCGCGTGGTTTACGAGGTTACCGGGCCCCCGGGCACGGCGGGTGTGGTCAATTACCTGGACGAGAACGCTCAGCCTCAGCGCGCAAGTTTCACCACCTTGCCGTGGTCATACACCGTGACCACGACCATGCCGGGAATGTTCGCCAACGTGGTGGCACAAGGGGACAGCAACATGCTCGGTTGCCGGATTCTGGTCAACGGTGTGGTGCGCGACCAGCAGTCCGTAGCCCGTTTCGACGCACAGGTTTTCTGCTTGGATAAAGCCGCATGA
- a CDS encoding TetR/AcrR family transcriptional regulator has protein sequence MVGAVSRIADHPAESAPWSPREAELLAVTLWLLQQHGYDRLTVDAVAATARASKATVYRRWPSKAELVLAAFIEGTRQVVVPPDTGTLRGDLLELGELVSQQARQHASTIRAVLVEVSRNAALNEAIRHQFLEQWKALIQHILKQAVDRGDIAGAAIDDELWDLLPGYLMFRSIISSRPPTRRTVQALVLDFIIPSLT, from the coding sequence ATCGTGGGCGCTGTGTCTCGGATTGCCGATCACCCCGCGGAGTCCGCGCCGTGGTCGCCGCGGGAGGCCGAGTTGCTTGCGGTGACATTATGGCTGCTGCAGCAACACGGGTATGACCGGTTGACGGTGGACGCGGTGGCGGCCACCGCCCGCGCCAGCAAGGCGACGGTGTACCGGCGATGGCCATCGAAAGCCGAACTGGTATTGGCCGCGTTCATCGAGGGGACCCGCCAGGTCGTGGTCCCGCCCGATACCGGCACACTGCGGGGAGATTTGCTGGAACTTGGGGAGTTGGTGAGCCAACAGGCCCGCCAGCACGCCAGCACCATCCGCGCGGTGCTTGTCGAGGTGTCGCGTAACGCCGCGCTCAACGAGGCGATACGGCATCAGTTCCTCGAGCAGTGGAAAGCCTTGATCCAGCACATCCTGAAGCAGGCCGTTGACCGAGGTGATATCGCGGGCGCCGCCATCGACGACGAACTTTGGGACCTACTTCCCGGCTACCTAATGTTCCGGTCCATCATCTCTAGCCGACCCCCCACCCGTCGCACCGTGCAAGCCCTGGTCCTTGACTTCATCATCCCCAGCCTCACCTGA
- a CDS encoding DUF6262 family protein: MRHDNSHYLLAAAQRRRADTLQRARQALQELGETGQRRTITQIAALAGVSRSWLYAQPALRDQLRRLTAISETPEPAPPAPVERGSDASLRQRLTLAHERIRELDNENRQLRNQIALLHGQLRANRIADTHITDTVHDTNTQITPPNSRARPR; encoded by the coding sequence ATGCGCCATGACAACAGCCACTACCTCCTCGCCGCTGCCCAACGCCGCCGCGCCGACACCCTCCAACGCGCCCGGCAAGCCCTGCAGGAACTCGGCGAAACCGGCCAGCGGCGCACTATCACACAGATCGCCGCCCTCGCCGGCGTCTCCCGCTCATGGCTGTATGCCCAGCCCGCACTGCGCGACCAACTCCGCCGACTGACCGCCATATCGGAGACGCCCGAGCCGGCACCACCTGCCCCAGTCGAGCGCGGCTCCGACGCCTCCCTGCGCCAACGCCTCACCCTCGCACACGAACGCATCCGCGAACTCGACAACGAAAACCGTCAACTACGAAACCAGATCGCACTCCTGCACGGACAGCTCCGCGCCAACCGCATCGCCGACACCCACATCACGGACACCGTCCACGACACAAACACCCAGATCACGCCCCCAAACAGTCGAGCCCGCCCAAGATAA
- a CDS encoding IS481 family transposase produces the protein MAAVGGDSGDREWLVEQRYRAVLEVLDGSPVGEVAVRYGVSRQSVHAWKGKYLAGGIEALREASRRPRTSPTRVESAVEALVCEMRRAHPRWGARRITFELAQSGVPAPPSRATVHRILVRNGMVRAQPQQHRRKYRRWQREAPMHLWQLDLVGGLFLADGRECKMLTGIDDHSRFVVVAAVLAVPSGRAVADAFLKAMRVYGVPSEVLTDNGKQFTGRFTKPRPAEVLFERVCRENGITARLTKPHSPTTTGKIERWHQTLRRELLDPAGPFVDLPSAQAAISAWVHTYNHARPHQSLDMATPASLFRPNAQPEPLVLTARPDAPGGQYAADTVETTATTDAEGADSGLVLLPSAGAVEFDTVIAASGLLAVIPSVQRISLGPNRAGQRAHVWVDEYTVHVLIDGALVKTVPSNLSAEDLRILSMRGARPAGAPPATASVTRAGSLPAATVIEVDRFVDINGNAELAKHRLKIGAELARRKVTLRLDGHLIHVVYNDLLAKTLPSPIPADQYTKIRGARIAASQSPPPAPGPISVQRKVPRDGVVMVARQRLRVGRTYTGKIVTIHVEDTHFRVTCDGAQLSIHPRTTDLPIRRWKAKIHAPRPNPPM, from the coding sequence GTGGCGGCTGTCGGTGGTGACTCTGGTGATCGAGAGTGGTTGGTAGAGCAGCGATATCGTGCGGTGCTCGAGGTGTTGGACGGCTCACCGGTCGGCGAGGTGGCCGTCCGGTACGGGGTGTCACGGCAGAGTGTGCACGCCTGGAAGGGCAAGTACTTGGCGGGCGGGATCGAGGCGCTGCGCGAGGCGTCACGCCGACCCAGGACCAGCCCGACCCGGGTGGAGTCCGCGGTGGAGGCGCTGGTGTGTGAGATGCGGCGAGCTCATCCACGCTGGGGCGCACGGCGGATCACTTTCGAACTCGCGCAGTCGGGTGTGCCTGCGCCGCCGTCGCGGGCCACGGTGCACCGGATCCTGGTTCGCAACGGGATGGTGCGTGCCCAGCCGCAACAGCACCGCCGCAAGTACCGTCGCTGGCAGCGTGAGGCGCCGATGCACCTGTGGCAGTTGGATCTGGTCGGCGGGTTGTTCTTGGCCGATGGGCGCGAATGCAAGATGCTCACCGGTATCGACGACCACTCTCGGTTCGTCGTGGTCGCCGCCGTGCTTGCCGTACCCTCGGGCCGGGCGGTGGCTGATGCGTTCCTCAAAGCGATGCGCGTCTACGGTGTGCCCTCAGAAGTGTTGACCGACAACGGCAAGCAGTTCACCGGCCGGTTCACCAAACCGAGGCCGGCGGAGGTGCTGTTCGAGCGGGTCTGCCGCGAGAACGGGATCACCGCCCGACTCACCAAGCCCCACTCACCCACCACGACCGGCAAGATCGAGCGCTGGCATCAGACCCTGCGCCGCGAACTCCTCGATCCGGCCGGACCATTCGTGGACCTACCGTCTGCGCAGGCGGCGATCAGCGCCTGGGTGCACACCTACAACCATGCCCGACCCCACCAATCGCTGGACATGGCAACCCCGGCGAGCCTGTTTCGGCCCAACGCCCAACCCGAACCCCTAGTGCTCACCGCACGGCCAGACGCCCCGGGCGGTCAATACGCAGCCGACACGGTCGAGACAACCGCCACGACCGACGCCGAAGGCGCCGACAGCGGGCTGGTGTTGCTGCCCTCGGCCGGTGCGGTCGAGTTCGACACCGTCATCGCCGCCAGCGGCCTCCTGGCGGTCATCCCCTCGGTGCAGCGGATCAGCCTGGGCCCCAACCGCGCTGGCCAACGCGCGCACGTTTGGGTCGACGAGTACACCGTCCATGTCCTCATCGACGGTGCGCTGGTCAAGACGGTGCCCTCCAACCTGAGCGCCGAAGACCTCCGCATCCTGAGCATGCGCGGCGCGCGCCCGGCCGGAGCGCCGCCGGCCACAGCATCGGTGACCCGCGCCGGCAGCCTCCCGGCGGCGACCGTGATCGAAGTTGATCGCTTCGTCGATATCAACGGCAACGCCGAGCTGGCCAAGCATCGCCTGAAAATCGGCGCCGAACTCGCCCGACGCAAAGTCACGCTTCGCCTCGACGGACACCTCATCCACGTCGTCTACAACGACCTACTCGCCAAGACGCTGCCCTCACCTATCCCGGCCGATCAGTACACCAAAATCCGCGGCGCCCGGATCGCCGCCAGTCAATCGCCGCCCCCCGCACCCGGCCCGATCAGCGTCCAACGCAAGGTCCCTCGAGACGGCGTCGTCATGGTCGCGCGCCAACGCCTGCGCGTCGGACGCACCTACACCGGCAAGATCGTCACCATCCACGTCGAGGACACCCACTTTCGCGTCACCTGCGACGGCGCCCAGCTGTCCATCCACCCGCGCACCACCGATCTCCCAATCCGCCGCTGGAAAGCCAAGATTCACGCTCCGCGCCCAAATCCGCCCATGTAA
- a CDS encoding MCE family protein gives MLVRTQTNAPRTPPYKWIAVATLLVLAVILASVYGQFRGAFTEKTQLTMIAARAGLLMDPGSKVTYNGVQIGRVGSISETVRDGKPAAKFTLEVYPRYLALIPSNVNADIKATTVFGGKYVALTTPANPSPQKISTHTVIDARSVTTEINTLFQTITSIAEKVDPVKLNLTLSAAAQSLTGLGEKFGQSVTNANALLDDVNPQMPQARRDIARLAALGDTYANASPDLLDFLDDAVITSRTINAQQKDLDQALLAAAGFGNTGAELFNKGGPYLARGAADLVPSAQLLDTYSPELFCALRNYHDIVPITGASEGGFNGYSLNMDTEVLSGLGLIANPVSAAPVIASLVGGVAGVVGGAPNPYIYPENLPRVNARGGPGGAPGCWQPITHDLWPAPELVMDSGNSLAPYNHLDTGSPYAIEYVWGRQVGDNTINP, from the coding sequence CTGTTGGTTAGGACTCAGACCAACGCCCCGCGGACGCCGCCGTATAAGTGGATTGCAGTCGCGACGCTGCTCGTACTCGCGGTGATTTTAGCCTCGGTGTACGGGCAATTCCGCGGTGCCTTCACCGAAAAGACGCAGCTGACCATGATCGCCGCCCGCGCCGGGCTGCTGATGGATCCGGGTTCGAAGGTGACCTATAACGGGGTGCAGATCGGCCGGGTGGGGTCGATTTCGGAAACCGTTCGCGACGGCAAGCCCGCCGCGAAGTTCACCTTGGAGGTGTATCCGCGGTATTTGGCGTTGATTCCATCGAACGTGAACGCCGATATCAAGGCGACGACGGTGTTCGGTGGTAAGTATGTGGCGTTGACGACGCCGGCCAATCCGTCGCCGCAGAAGATCTCGACGCACACGGTGATCGATGCCCGCTCGGTGACCACCGAGATCAACACGCTGTTTCAGACGATCACCTCGATCGCGGAGAAGGTGGATCCGGTCAAGCTGAATTTGACGTTGAGCGCGGCGGCGCAGTCGTTGACGGGGCTGGGGGAGAAGTTCGGTCAGTCGGTGACCAACGCCAACGCGTTGCTTGATGATGTGAATCCGCAGATGCCGCAGGCGCGCAGGGATATTGCGCGGTTGGCGGCGCTGGGGGATACCTATGCGAACGCGTCGCCGGATTTGTTGGATTTCTTGGACGACGCGGTGATCACCTCGCGCACCATCAATGCCCAGCAGAAGGATTTGGATCAGGCGTTGCTGGCGGCGGCCGGGTTCGGCAACACCGGTGCGGAGTTGTTCAACAAGGGCGGGCCGTATTTGGCGCGCGGTGCCGCCGATCTGGTGCCCTCGGCGCAGCTGCTGGACACCTACAGCCCCGAACTGTTCTGCGCCCTGCGCAACTACCACGACATCGTGCCCATCACCGGTGCCTCGGAGGGCGGATTCAACGGCTACTCGTTGAACATGGACACCGAGGTGCTCTCCGGGCTGGGACTGATCGCGAACCCGGTGTCCGCGGCGCCCGTCATCGCTTCGCTGGTGGGCGGTGTCGCCGGGGTGGTCGGTGGGGCGCCCAACCCCTACATCTACCCCGAAAATTTGCCGCGGGTGAACGCCCGCGGTGGGCCCGGCGGTGCGCCGGGGTGCTGGCAGCCGATCACCCACGACTTGTGGCCCGCACCGGAGTTGGTGATGGACTCCGGCAACAGCCTTGCGCCGTACAACCACCTGGACACCGGATCGCCGTATGCGATCGAATACGTCTGGGGCCGCCAGGTAGGGGATAACACAATCAACCCATAA
- a CDS encoding tyrosine-type recombinase/integrase, with amino-acid sequence MPFGDRESWTLVDQDAVVVEPVEAFLSHLHAIERSPNTVKAYAHDLRDWFEFLDRGGLVWSRVRLEEVGRFVAWLRLPAAGRVGNVSALPTAESMCSEATVNRKLSAISAFYEFHQRHGVDLGDLLTTWQRHKGHGGSWRPLLAHLGSRPERSRRIRLRAQRRIPDTLDTELVAAIVAACDRLRDRFLFSLLAASGLRVGEALGLRHSDIDAAARLVTVVPRVNTNRARAKGGGRQVPVPGAVIRLYADYLHGEYGELDSDYVFVNLWSGPIGYPLTYASVYDLVCRLRERTGIMFGPHTFRHSYATELLRRQVPVEVVAHLLGHASIATTSDAYAHLKVEDTRRALVAAGWLADRDGSW; translated from the coding sequence ATGCCGTTCGGCGACCGCGAATCGTGGACGCTGGTGGATCAGGATGCGGTGGTGGTGGAGCCGGTCGAGGCGTTCTTGTCGCATCTGCACGCGATCGAGCGCTCACCGAACACGGTCAAGGCCTATGCCCATGATCTGCGGGATTGGTTCGAGTTCCTCGATCGGGGCGGCCTGGTGTGGTCGCGGGTGCGACTGGAGGAGGTGGGCCGGTTCGTGGCGTGGCTGCGACTACCCGCGGCGGGGCGAGTGGGCAATGTGTCAGCGCTGCCGACGGCGGAGAGCATGTGCTCGGAGGCCACGGTGAACCGCAAGCTATCGGCAATCTCGGCGTTTTATGAATTCCATCAGCGCCACGGAGTGGACCTGGGTGATCTGTTGACGACCTGGCAGCGGCATAAGGGACATGGTGGATCGTGGCGACCACTGCTGGCGCACCTGGGATCTCGACCGGAGCGCAGCAGGCGGATCCGGTTACGGGCCCAGCGGCGCATCCCGGACACGCTGGACACGGAACTGGTCGCGGCGATCGTGGCGGCCTGTGATCGGCTGCGGGATCGGTTCCTGTTTTCTCTGCTGGCTGCATCCGGGCTGCGGGTTGGTGAGGCGTTGGGGTTGCGGCACAGCGACATCGATGCGGCTGCTCGGCTGGTGACGGTGGTGCCGAGGGTGAATACGAATCGTGCCCGAGCCAAGGGCGGGGGTCGCCAGGTGCCGGTGCCGGGCGCGGTGATCCGGCTGTATGCGGATTATCTGCATGGCGAGTACGGCGAGCTGGACAGCGATTACGTATTCGTCAACTTGTGGTCCGGTCCTATTGGGTATCCGTTGACGTATGCCAGCGTCTACGATTTGGTCTGCCGATTGCGGGAGCGGACCGGAATCATGTTCGGGCCGCATACTTTTCGCCACTCGTATGCGACAGAGTTGTTGCGCCGCCAGGTGCCGGTCGAGGTGGTGGCCCATCTGTTGGGGCACGCGTCGATCGCGACGACCAGTGACGCGTACGCGCATCTGAAGGTCGAGGACACCCGCCGCGCGTTGGTGGCCGCGGGGTGGCTGGCGGACCGGGATGGGTCGTGGTGA
- a CDS encoding helix-turn-helix transcriptional regulator, whose translation MTKTLGEFLRARREAITPNQQRHGDLARRRRTPGLRREEVAVRAGISADYYARLEQGRENHPSARILDALVIALGLSPSEATYLYDLATPRHRWRQKASSQQNPAEYLLLIMQAWTLGPAYIVNRRCDVLAENPQASELFSQFTITGNVLRLLFLDPEAKTLWVNWESYVKTAIATVHRTAGIDIDQPDITDIVLELSKKSSDFVQMWNSHDVNVSDGKVKQLRHRDFGELELDYELLSVASAPGQFLVIHRSIKNGSFFSMAASPNTVDK comes from the coding sequence GTGACCAAGACACTGGGAGAATTTCTTCGGGCGCGCCGCGAGGCGATCACACCCAACCAGCAGCGCCACGGCGATCTTGCGAGACGGCGGCGCACCCCTGGGCTGCGCCGCGAGGAGGTGGCCGTGCGGGCCGGCATCAGTGCCGACTACTACGCGCGGTTGGAACAAGGACGAGAAAACCACCCGTCCGCGCGGATATTGGACGCCTTGGTGATCGCGCTCGGCCTGTCTCCCAGTGAGGCGACCTATCTGTATGACCTCGCGACCCCGCGACACCGCTGGCGGCAGAAGGCCAGTTCGCAGCAAAACCCGGCTGAGTATTTGCTTCTCATCATGCAAGCCTGGACACTCGGTCCGGCCTACATAGTCAACCGCCGGTGCGATGTGCTGGCCGAAAACCCGCAAGCCTCAGAGCTCTTCTCCCAATTCACGATCACAGGGAACGTTTTGCGCTTACTGTTCCTGGATCCCGAGGCGAAAACCCTCTGGGTGAACTGGGAATCATACGTCAAAACCGCCATCGCCACCGTGCACCGCACCGCAGGTATCGATATTGATCAGCCAGATATCACCGATATCGTCCTCGAACTTTCCAAAAAGAGCAGCGACTTCGTCCAGATGTGGAACAGCCACGATGTCAATGTCTCCGACGGCAAGGTCAAGCAGCTCCGACATAGAGACTTCGGTGAGCTTGAGCTTGACTACGAGCTACTTTCAGTTGCGAGCGCGCCAGGACAATTTCTTGTAATCCACAGAAGCATTAAGAACGGCTCTTTCTTCTCGATGGCAGCGTCGCCGAATACGGTGGACAAATAG
- a CDS encoding TetR/AcrR family transcriptional regulator, which translates to MERDALEFPVDDDDDVDPRRLRSRTRLLDAATELLSAGGIEAVTIDAVTKASKVARTTLYRHFSSSTQLLAATFERLLPQVHPPPGTGPLRDQLIELLSRQATLFQEAPLHVTTLAWVALGPTPNSTQETYDRHALRTRIVDQYRQPFDRLLQSPKARADLDEFDPQLILCQLVGPLAFARLTGLRAIDRQDCERIVDDFLAAHRRHADEPAT; encoded by the coding sequence ATGGAGCGCGACGCCCTTGAATTCCCCGTCGACGACGATGACGACGTCGACCCACGCCGGCTACGCTCACGGACCCGGCTATTGGATGCGGCCACCGAACTCCTCAGCGCCGGCGGCATCGAAGCCGTCACCATCGACGCGGTCACCAAAGCCTCCAAAGTCGCGCGCACGACCCTGTATCGCCACTTCAGCAGCTCCACTCAACTGCTGGCCGCCACATTTGAACGGCTGCTGCCGCAAGTCCACCCTCCGCCGGGGACGGGACCGTTGCGCGACCAACTCATCGAACTGTTGAGCCGACAAGCCACGCTGTTCCAGGAGGCACCGCTGCACGTCACCACACTGGCCTGGGTCGCGCTTGGCCCAACACCGAACAGCACCCAGGAAACCTACGATCGGCACGCGCTGCGGACACGAATCGTCGACCAGTATCGCCAGCCGTTCGATCGCCTTTTGCAAAGCCCCAAAGCCCGCGCCGACCTCGATGAATTCGACCCGCAGCTGATCCTGTGTCAACTCGTGGGGCCACTCGCGTTCGCTCGACTCACCGGCCTGCGTGCCATCGATCGTCAAGACTGTGAGCGCATCGTCGATGACTTCCTTGCCGCGCACCGCCGCCATGCCGATGAGCCCGCAACGTAG
- a CDS encoding tyrosine-type recombinase/integrase, with the protein MAGGPGWVVVSVEVLAPPIEPGWVARLGAAVRAEFRVEVLVPAVADPILGSPACAVPGCVRSSRYAGLCPAHLGRWRKAGRPDDRRAWAATADPEVMGYRPLQSCLVPGCGFGQHRYRLCYTHSHAWDKAGRPVVDRWKPDVAGTPAAVCAIPGCMLWAELDAGWCHSHHRRWRLRGRPSAAEFIAYCASYGEDRFDLRPLRPQLRLEIGYALQCRVDLNRTRTTPRSIKPLLDHLSATGAESLLDRPLADWLAGLPAAASVNTPRAFLGYAIECVLDLRDGTGWDSEYQRDVWRLRRLGVSGHDGAKLDFTAVHPVWLRELAKRWCRWRMSCGVGLGQLRSDRLALVRLSQFMPGLASSSGPGALERAALEAYLARLAVEIPQPKTRSAEIGCVTGFLNAVRQHRWASLPAEAQLYPSDQPRRDETPAPRAIPEFVMGQLESPANLDRISDPRIRLLVEVLIRTGLRIGDATRLALDCLVRDPQGAVYLRYRNHKMRRDAVVPIDDELTAMIQTQQERTRQRFPTTAVLLPRSSANPDGRLPIPTVTFHLQLGQWLETCGVTDELGQPAHITAHQFRHTAATRWINHEVPQEVVRRLLDHTSHTMTAVYARLADTTIREQWERAQKINIHGEPVDITVDGPLADGEWMKQNLARAKIALPNGYCGLPLQKSCPHANACLTCPLFITTAEFLPQHRKQLDDTRTLISRAQTDGHTRLAEMNHTVETNLLTIIATLETDQRDCRCAAAGSETCCGKEPSDAP; encoded by the coding sequence GTGGCTGGCGGACCGGGATGGGTCGTGGTGAGCGTCGAGGTGCTGGCGCCGCCGATTGAGCCCGGCTGGGTTGCGCGTTTGGGCGCAGCGGTGCGTGCGGAGTTCCGGGTCGAGGTGCTGGTGCCCGCCGTCGCGGATCCGATTCTCGGGTCGCCGGCATGCGCGGTGCCCGGGTGTGTGCGTTCGAGTCGCTACGCCGGGCTCTGCCCGGCCCATCTGGGCCGGTGGAGAAAGGCGGGTCGCCCGGATGACCGACGGGCGTGGGCGGCGACCGCTGATCCAGAGGTGATGGGGTACCGGCCGCTGCAATCGTGCCTGGTGCCCGGTTGCGGCTTCGGGCAGCATCGGTATCGGTTGTGCTACACGCATTCCCACGCCTGGGACAAGGCCGGACGCCCAGTGGTGGATCGGTGGAAGCCGGACGTGGCCGGCACGCCGGCAGCGGTGTGCGCCATCCCGGGGTGCATGTTGTGGGCCGAACTGGACGCCGGGTGGTGTCATTCCCACCACCGGCGGTGGCGGCTGCGTGGTCGCCCGTCGGCGGCGGAGTTCATCGCCTACTGCGCCAGCTACGGCGAGGATCGCTTCGACTTGCGGCCGCTGCGGCCGCAGTTGCGGCTGGAGATCGGCTACGCGCTGCAATGCCGCGTCGACCTGAACCGAACCCGCACCACACCGCGATCGATCAAGCCGCTGCTGGACCACTTGTCGGCAACCGGGGCCGAGTCGCTGCTGGATCGTCCGCTGGCCGACTGGCTGGCCGGGCTGCCGGCCGCGGCGTCGGTCAACACCCCGCGCGCGTTCCTCGGTTACGCGATCGAGTGCGTGCTCGATTTGCGCGACGGGACCGGCTGGGACAGCGAATACCAGCGTGACGTGTGGCGGCTACGGCGGCTCGGTGTTTCCGGCCATGACGGGGCCAAACTGGATTTCACTGCGGTGCACCCAGTCTGGCTTCGAGAGCTGGCCAAACGATGGTGCCGGTGGCGCATGTCGTGCGGAGTCGGGCTGGGGCAGCTACGCAGTGATCGCCTCGCGCTCGTTCGTTTGTCGCAGTTCATGCCCGGACTAGCGAGCTCGTCGGGCCCGGGTGCGCTCGAGCGGGCAGCGCTGGAGGCCTACCTGGCTCGACTGGCCGTTGAGATCCCACAACCGAAGACCCGCAGCGCCGAGATCGGCTGTGTGACCGGGTTTCTGAATGCCGTTCGCCAGCACCGGTGGGCATCGCTGCCGGCCGAGGCGCAGCTGTATCCCAGCGACCAGCCCCGCCGTGACGAGACACCGGCACCGCGGGCGATTCCCGAGTTCGTCATGGGCCAGTTGGAAAGCCCGGCCAACCTCGACCGGATCAGCGACCCGCGGATCCGGCTGCTGGTGGAGGTCCTCATCCGCACCGGCCTGCGCATTGGCGACGCCACCCGGCTGGCGCTGGACTGTCTGGTTCGCGACCCGCAGGGCGCGGTCTATTTGCGCTACCGCAACCATAAGATGCGCCGCGACGCGGTGGTGCCCATCGACGACGAACTCACCGCCATGATCCAGACGCAGCAGGAGCGCACCCGGCAGCGGTTTCCAACCACCGCCGTGTTGCTGCCGCGCAGCAGCGCCAACCCCGACGGACGGCTGCCCATTCCCACCGTGACGTTCCACCTCCAGCTCGGGCAGTGGCTCGAAACATGTGGTGTCACAGATGAACTCGGTCAGCCAGCGCATATCACCGCTCATCAGTTCCGGCACACGGCGGCCACACGATGGATCAACCATGAGGTGCCGCAGGAAGTGGTCCGACGCCTGCTCGACCACACCAGCCACACCATGACCGCCGTGTATGCCCGATTGGCCGACACCACCATACGAGAGCAGTGGGAACGCGCCCAGAAGATCAACATCCACGGTGAGCCGGTCGACATCACCGTCGACGGGCCCCTCGCCGATGGCGAGTGGATGAAGCAGAACCTTGCACGCGCGAAAATAGCGCTGCCCAACGGCTATTGTGGTCTGCCACTACAGAAATCGTGCCCGCACGCCAACGCATGTTTGACTTGTCCGCTGTTCATCACGACCGCCGAATTCCTACCCCAACACCGCAAGCAGCTCGATGACACCCGCACGTTGATCTCGCGTGCTCAAACCGACGGCCACACCCGCCTGGCCGAGATGAACCACACCGTCGAAACCAACCTGCTTACCATCATCGCCACCCTCGAAACCGACCAACGCGACTGCCGGTGCGCTGCAGCGGGCAGCGAAACATGCTGCGGAAAGGAACCATCCGATGCGCCATGA
- a CDS encoding TetR/AcrR family transcriptional regulator, producing MAPQKGNRRPGRPPAATAGDARERIIRAARLVFSARGYDGATLQDIAARADLSRPAINHYFSSKRALYQEVLVETNECVIGAGVKHADIENSLVARLMAFISAMRAGSENFAGSAFLVTGVLESQRHPELVGTENDPLWIIRKVLTRFVNDAIERGELAADIDASAMVEPLLVVGCGVGVYAGYVRTYPEMVAMTPMLRQLVEGALCPPTRGLAGRPLRW from the coding sequence GTGGCGCCGCAAAAGGGTAATCGCAGACCGGGCCGCCCGCCTGCCGCGACCGCCGGCGACGCGCGCGAGCGAATTATCCGAGCTGCTCGTTTGGTGTTTAGCGCACGCGGCTACGACGGCGCGACGCTCCAAGACATCGCCGCGCGCGCCGACCTGAGCCGGCCGGCGATCAACCACTACTTCTCGAGCAAGCGAGCGTTGTATCAGGAAGTGCTGGTTGAGACCAACGAATGCGTCATCGGAGCCGGTGTTAAACATGCGGACATCGAGAATTCGCTGGTGGCTCGCCTGATGGCGTTCATCTCCGCGATGAGAGCCGGTTCGGAAAATTTCGCCGGGTCTGCGTTTTTGGTCACTGGCGTACTCGAATCGCAGCGCCATCCCGAATTGGTTGGCACCGAAAACGATCCCCTTTGGATCATTCGGAAAGTATTGACACGCTTCGTCAACGATGCGATTGAGCGCGGCGAACTCGCTGCGGATATTGATGCATCGGCAATGGTCGAACCGCTGCTCGTCGTGGGTTGCGGCGTGGGGGTATACGCGGGCTACGTCCGGACTTACCCAGAGATGGTGGCCATGACCCCAATGCTGCGCCAACTCGTGGAAGGGGCGCTTTGCCCGCCCACCCGAGGACTAGCGGGACGGCCGTTACGGTGGTGA